A single window of Desulfocurvibacter africanus subsp. africanus DSM 2603 DNA harbors:
- the nadA gene encoding quinolinate synthase NadA, with product MNSQAYTDISRLRAQFGDRLTIFGHHYMSSEVIRHADFAGDSLELSRKVPGLTSDYIVFCGVSFMAESAAILASSRQKVFIPDTAASCVMSDMAPHVPVQTVLERLRAGGRKIIPLAYVNTSAAVKAICGRFGGSVCTSANASTMLSWALKQGDGVLFLPDRNLAMNTANALGMAEDQRMILDIRGEAGELDQASLSRVQLFIWPGLCVIHHRFKTQQIVRARAKSPGALVVVHPECSPEVVAAADASGSTSFIIDYVRKAPTGATIYIGTECNLVERLAGQYKGEKTILALVESACVNMAKITEPKLAKLLFDIDAGRANEVTVPPDVAAPARDALTRMLEVCCR from the coding sequence ATGAACTCACAAGCATACACGGATATTTCCCGGCTGAGGGCTCAGTTCGGCGACCGCCTGACCATATTCGGACATCATTACATGAGCAGCGAGGTCATCCGGCACGCGGATTTTGCCGGTGATTCTTTGGAGCTTTCCCGCAAGGTCCCAGGATTGACCTCGGATTACATCGTTTTCTGCGGCGTGTCCTTCATGGCCGAGTCTGCGGCCATCCTGGCGAGTTCCCGGCAGAAGGTTTTCATACCGGATACCGCCGCGAGTTGCGTTATGTCCGATATGGCTCCGCACGTTCCGGTACAGACTGTCTTGGAGCGCCTGCGTGCCGGAGGCCGCAAGATCATCCCCCTGGCTTATGTAAACACGTCGGCTGCGGTAAAGGCCATTTGTGGCCGTTTCGGCGGTTCGGTCTGCACCTCGGCCAATGCCAGCACCATGCTGTCCTGGGCCTTAAAGCAAGGCGACGGCGTACTCTTCCTGCCGGACCGCAATCTGGCCATGAATACGGCCAATGCTCTGGGAATGGCCGAAGATCAACGGATGATCCTGGACATTCGCGGTGAAGCCGGGGAGCTGGACCAGGCCTCACTCAGCCGAGTGCAATTGTTCATCTGGCCCGGCTTGTGCGTTATCCATCATCGATTTAAGACACAGCAGATCGTCCGGGCTCGCGCCAAATCGCCGGGTGCCCTTGTAGTGGTTCATCCCGAGTGCTCACCCGAGGTGGTTGCGGCTGCCGACGCCAGCGGCTCCACTTCCTTCATCATCGATTACGTGCGCAAGGCGCCAACCGGAGCGACCATTTACATCGGAACCGAATGCAATCTGGTGGAGCGATTGGCTGGGCAATACAAAGGCGAGAAAACTATCCTGGCGCTGGTTGAGAGTGCTTGCGTCAATATGGCCAAGATCACGGAGCCCAAGCTGGCCAAGCTGCTCTTTGACATTGATGCAGGCCGGGCAAACGAGGTGACCGTCCCGCCCGATGTAGCCGCGCCTGCGCGTGACG